In Emcibacteraceae bacterium, a single window of DNA contains:
- a CDS encoding GNAT family N-acyltransferase, with the protein MNIIAKKDKIKKDLEPIVITSGDIEVRLACTNEEIEAGQKLRYQVFFKEMGAKPSDVVRKQERDFDDFDDICDHLLAFDNSKSGPDRVIATYRLLREEIIEKKEDFYSYNEFDLSGLYNSYFRNLMGDRQLLELGRSCVKEEYRTNAVMHLMWKFIARYIDKHKIAYLFGCASLQGTDQEKLKLPLSYLYNNHKTPIEYNIPAREELAQKMNYFVEGDYSNKEALRALAPLVKGYLRLGCYIGDGAVIDEQFGTTDVFILLPIDRLESRYLALWDD; encoded by the coding sequence ATGAATATAATTGCCAAGAAAGACAAAATAAAAAAGGATCTGGAACCTATAGTGATCACCAGTGGTGACATAGAAGTCAGGTTAGCCTGTACGAATGAAGAAATTGAAGCAGGCCAGAAACTTCGCTATCAGGTGTTTTTTAAGGAAATGGGGGCAAAGCCCAGTGATGTTGTTAGAAAACAGGAACGAGACTTTGATGATTTTGATGACATATGTGACCATCTTCTGGCCTTTGATAATTCAAAAAGCGGACCTGACAGGGTCATAGCAACTTATCGTCTTTTAAGGGAAGAGATCATTGAAAAGAAAGAGGATTTTTACTCTTATAACGAATTTGATTTGTCTGGGCTTTATAATAGCTATTTCAGGAATTTAATGGGGGATCGTCAGTTACTGGAACTTGGACGGAGTTGTGTAAAAGAAGAATACAGAACAAATGCCGTCATGCATCTGATGTGGAAATTTATTGCCCGTTATATTGACAAGCATAAGATTGCTTATCTTTTTGGGTGTGCCAGCCTACAGGGAACTGATCAGGAAAAACTAAAATTACCGCTATCCTATCTCTATAATAATCATAAAACGCCAATCGAATATAATATACCGGCAAGAGAGGAACTCGCACAAAAAATGAATTATTTTGTCGAAGGCGATTATAGCAATAAAGAAGCCCTGCGGGCATTGGCCCCATTGGTAAAAGGCTATCTTAGACTGGGATGCTATATAGGGGACGGGGCAGTGATCGACGAACAGTTTGGGACAACCGATGTATTTATCTTGCTACCGATTGATCGGCTGGAAAGTCGTTATTTGGCCCTATGGGATGATTGA
- a CDS encoding MFS transporter produces MAKSENQEKEISDSLLVYLKPRVLAILFLGFSSGVPYGVLTGALSYWVSKIDLSPSEISLLVAAGFPYTIKFLWSPIIDQVKLPVLNKLFGQRRSWLLLSQILLAFSIVWLGFTSPTQDYSETYMVAFLIALFGATQDIVIDGFRIEVLEDDEQAAGAALYIYGYRIAGIIFSIGVIYIYNLFEIDWAYLFMIGSLLMAIGILATLFIKEPQHKATEEKLKIQLELDKIMREKNILEGKFKEYFAWIYMSVIAPFQEFLTRRGWYVFLLFALFYKLGDSMALSLQTKYFLSLGFDDLVIANSGKAVGFWALLAGLAVGGALMNKVGLWKALLICAVLQLVSNLSFSALYIIGTNAWFLAFTMGFENFSTGMGATVLVAYLSLLCNRSFTVTQFALLSAITQFTTRILSSPSGYIVEYTDWFWFFIVTAILAVPGVLLLFWIKNIEDIDRKHSDLSHNEV; encoded by the coding sequence TTGGCTAAAAGCGAAAATCAGGAAAAAGAAATATCAGACTCATTGCTGGTTTATTTAAAACCCCGGGTTTTGGCTATTTTATTTTTGGGCTTTTCCTCCGGTGTTCCTTACGGCGTGCTGACCGGTGCTTTAAGTTACTGGGTGTCAAAGATTGATCTTTCCCCTAGTGAAATCAGTCTACTGGTAGCAGCCGGATTTCCCTATACCATTAAGTTTCTTTGGTCGCCGATCATTGATCAGGTAAAATTACCGGTTCTTAATAAACTTTTTGGCCAGAGAAGAAGTTGGCTTCTGCTTTCCCAAATACTTTTGGCATTTAGTATAGTCTGGTTGGGGTTCACATCACCGACACAGGATTACTCAGAAACCTATATGGTTGCTTTTTTAATCGCGCTTTTTGGTGCTACCCAGGATATTGTTATCGATGGTTTTCGAATTGAAGTTCTTGAAGATGACGAACAAGCCGCAGGTGCCGCCCTTTATATTTATGGCTATCGGATTGCAGGGATCATTTTTTCAATCGGGGTGATTTATATTTATAATCTGTTTGAAATTGACTGGGCATATTTGTTTATGATCGGCAGTTTATTGATGGCAATCGGTATATTGGCGACGTTATTCATTAAAGAGCCGCAACATAAGGCCACAGAAGAAAAATTAAAAATTCAGCTCGAACTTGATAAAATTATGCGGGAGAAGAATATTCTTGAAGGTAAATTTAAAGAATATTTCGCCTGGATATATATGAGTGTTATTGCCCCTTTTCAGGAATTTTTAACAAGAAGGGGCTGGTATGTCTTTCTTCTTTTCGCTTTGTTTTATAAGCTGGGAGACAGTATGGCTTTATCCCTGCAAACCAAATATTTTCTATCGCTTGGCTTTGATGACCTCGTAATTGCAAATTCAGGAAAGGCAGTAGGGTTCTGGGCACTGCTTGCCGGACTTGCAGTTGGAGGGGCACTTATGAATAAAGTTGGTTTATGGAAAGCTCTGCTCATCTGTGCTGTATTACAGTTGGTATCAAATTTGTCCTTTTCTGCTCTTTATATCATTGGGACGAACGCTTGGTTCCTGGCGTTTACGATGGGCTTTGAGAATTTTTCAACAGGTATGGGGGCGACTGTATTGGTTGCCTATCTTTCTCTTCTTTGCAATCGGTCTTTTACAGTCACCCAATTTGCGCTTTTAAGTGCGATTACCCAATTTACCACCAGGATATTATCATCCCCGAGTGGCTATATAGTAGAATATACGGACTGGTTCTGGTTCTTTATCGTTACTGCAATATTGGCGGTTCCAGGTGTTCTTTTATTATTCTGGATAAAAAATATTGAGGATATTGACCGTAAGCATTCAGACCTTTCTCACAATGAGGTCTAG
- a CDS encoding TetR/AcrR family transcriptional regulator: MNTKALSANIVNGAKMVFLKKGYAATNVEDIVKAAQISEREFDDSFNSLEEVGLKVLQSYRQELKKQLKKYEENDNPRQRLSMFLDSYFDDAERLAKEGCPVFSLYYDVRNIGNALTETAGDILEIQHKWIDEQFIIMLKTESGVDQGDRLMSAICGLTMLAKLTGNAQMFKNQIIQLRSWIRSM; this comes from the coding sequence ATGAACACAAAAGCATTATCAGCTAACATTGTTAATGGCGCCAAAATGGTGTTCCTTAAAAAAGGATATGCTGCAACCAATGTTGAGGATATTGTGAAAGCGGCGCAGATTTCTGAGCGTGAATTTGATGATAGTTTTAATTCATTAGAGGAAGTTGGCCTTAAAGTTCTTCAGTCATATAGACAGGAATTGAAAAAGCAGCTTAAAAAATACGAAGAAAATGATAATCCAAGACAAAGGCTAAGTATGTTTCTGGATAGTTATTTTGATGATGCAGAAAGACTTGCCAAGGAAGGATGTCCTGTATTCAGTCTTTATTATGATGTGCGTAATATAGGCAATGCTCTCACAGAAACAGCCGGGGATATTCTTGAAATACAGCATAAATGGATAGATGAACAGTTTATCATCATGTTGAAGACTGAAAGTGGTGTTGATCAGGGAGATCGTCTCATGTCGGCAATCTGCGGGCTAACCATGCTGGCAAAATTGACAGGTAATGCGCAAATGTTCAAAAACCAGATTATCCAGCTCCGCTCCTGGATCAGATCAATGTAA
- the rpmB gene encoding 50S ribosomal protein L28: MSRVCELTGKSVMSGNNVSHALNRTRRKFRPNLAKVTLMSDALGQSVKMKISAHALRSVEHNGGLDNFLIKANDLKLSLKARRLKKSIKQKLAAA, translated from the coding sequence ATGTCACGTGTATGTGAATTAACTGGAAAATCAGTAATGAGCGGTAATAATGTGAGCCATGCGCTTAACAGAACCCGTCGTAAATTCCGTCCTAATCTTGCCAAAGTAACATTGATGAGCGATGCACTCGGACAGTCAGTGAAAATGAAAATTTCTGCCCATGCACTGCGTAGTGTAGAGCATAATGGCGGTCTTGATAATTTTCTGATTAAAGCAAATGATCTTAAATTATCTTTAAAAGCAAGACGTCTGAAAAAAAGCATTAAGCAAAAGCTTGCTGCTGCTTAA
- a CDS encoding amidohydrolase family protein, with amino-acid sequence MKVIWSLIFILILASCSQENSNDISADILITGGTVFDGHDSAGEKLDIAINGDQITYVGPAGQYKISAARTIDATGMIVAPGFIDPHTHSLDDLQNPDKKLNANYLMQGVTTVFNGNDGGGPSNIRETLDKLEEDGIGSNTALFVGQGNVRQSVMQMRDDEPTYGEMEIMKSHVRKAMEEGALGLSTGLYYAPGSYSSTEEVAELAKEIAPYDGIYESHIRDESTYNIGLLGAIKEVIDIARIAGIKGHVGHIKALGVDVWGQSAQAIKMIEDAQAEGLRISADQYPWTATGTSVIGALLPRYVQAGGNEAMLARLKDPELLPKIKADMEENMRKRGGKDALLLTGGDGNMVVGRTLGEEADARGKTPIETAIEIIFEWGSNIANFAINEDDLRAFMQKPWVMTSSDGSYGHPRKFATFPNKYRTYVVEKKYISLQDFIHRSTGLTADTFKLCDRGYIEPDKYADIVIFDPDEFGPKADYINPRELSVGVKYLLVNGGLAIDEGKLTGDLFGRGLTRCTR; translated from the coding sequence ATGAAAGTTATTTGGTCGCTAATATTTATTTTAATTTTAGCAAGCTGCAGTCAGGAAAATTCCAATGATATCAGTGCGGATATTCTGATCACGGGTGGAACTGTTTTTGATGGACATGATAGCGCAGGGGAAAAACTTGATATTGCAATAAATGGTGACCAGATAACATATGTTGGTCCCGCTGGTCAGTATAAAATCAGTGCCGCACGCACCATTGACGCCACAGGAATGATCGTCGCCCCCGGTTTTATTGACCCACATACCCACTCACTTGATGATCTGCAAAATCCTGATAAAAAGCTGAATGCCAATTACCTGATGCAAGGGGTAACAACCGTTTTTAACGGAAATGACGGAGGTGGACCAAGCAATATTCGTGAAACCCTTGACAAGCTTGAGGAAGATGGCATAGGCAGCAATACAGCCCTCTTTGTCGGGCAGGGCAACGTTCGCCAGTCAGTCATGCAGATGAGGGATGATGAGCCAACATACGGCGAAATGGAAATTATGAAATCCCATGTTCGAAAAGCGATGGAGGAAGGGGCTCTTGGCCTCTCCACCGGATTATATTATGCTCCCGGGAGCTATTCCTCAACCGAGGAAGTGGCTGAACTCGCCAAAGAAATTGCCCCTTATGACGGCATTTATGAAAGTCATATTCGCGATGAGAGCACCTATAACATTGGGCTTCTCGGCGCCATTAAAGAAGTGATTGATATTGCCCGTATCGCTGGCATTAAAGGACATGTCGGTCACATCAAAGCCCTTGGGGTTGATGTCTGGGGACAGTCAGCACAGGCAATAAAAATGATTGAAGATGCCCAGGCCGAAGGACTTAGGATCAGCGCGGACCAGTATCCATGGACAGCGACAGGAACCAGCGTCATTGGGGCCCTGCTGCCCCGATATGTTCAGGCAGGGGGCAATGAAGCTATGTTAGCCCGACTGAAAGATCCGGAACTGTTACCAAAAATCAAGGCCGACATGGAAGAAAATATGAGAAAGCGTGGTGGCAAGGATGCCTTGCTGCTTACCGGCGGTGACGGAAATATGGTGGTTGGACGCACCCTTGGTGAAGAGGCAGACGCCCGTGGCAAAACACCAATCGAAACCGCCATTGAAATCATATTTGAATGGGGAAGCAATATTGCAAATTTTGCTATTAACGAAGATGACCTTCGCGCCTTTATGCAAAAACCCTGGGTGATGACATCGTCTGACGGCTCATACGGCCATCCCCGCAAATTTGCCACATTTCCAAATAAATACAGAACCTATGTGGTTGAAAAAAAATATATCAGTCTTCAGGATTTTATTCACAGAAGCACAGGCCTTACCGCAGATACATTCAAGCTTTGTGACCGCGGTTACATAGAGCCCGATAAATATGCAGATATTGTCATTTTTGATCCTGACGAATTCGGGCCCAAAGCAGATTATATTAATCCCAGAGAATTATCTGTCGGGGTTAAATATCTTCTGGTGAATGGAGGGCTGGCAATTGATGAAGGTAAACTTACGGGTGATCTATTTGGGCGCGGACTAACGAGATGTACACGCTAA
- the meaB gene encoding methylmalonyl Co-A mutase-associated GTPase MeaB: MKCWLWSDQGFAELNMSEFADKIKSGNRRSIAKAITLIESSRPDHQHESELLLKELLPFTGNALRLGLTGIPGVGKSTFIEVFGKMLTAKGYKVAVLAVDPSSQISGGSILGDKTRMEELARDDMAFIRPTPSNGTLGGIARYTREAMMILEAAGFDIIIVETVGVGQSEVAVENLVDMFILLLAPGGGDELQGIKRGIMELADLVIINKADGDFENAARIAAAHCENALHLMQPKNDAWTVKVLRASALNKSGFEEIWQVITSFRNIMSVGHQLEERRIQQMKSAIWSEVSELIVDQIKKQKLKKIEDLEKAVINKQITPLAAARELLNSVFNK, translated from the coding sequence ATGAAGTGCTGGCTCTGGTCGGATCAGGGGTTTGCAGAACTTAATATGAGCGAATTTGCGGATAAAATAAAATCGGGAAACCGCCGATCCATTGCAAAAGCAATAACACTGATTGAATCGTCGCGACCTGATCATCAGCATGAGTCAGAGTTATTGCTGAAAGAACTTTTGCCCTTTACGGGAAACGCTCTTCGGCTGGGTCTGACTGGTATTCCGGGAGTTGGAAAATCCACATTCATTGAAGTGTTTGGCAAAATGCTGACGGCAAAAGGGTATAAAGTTGCCGTGCTCGCCGTTGATCCATCGTCACAAATTTCTGGCGGGTCAATTCTTGGCGATAAAACCAGGATGGAGGAACTCGCACGGGATGATATGGCTTTTATTCGTCCGACCCCTTCAAATGGGACTCTTGGTGGGATTGCCCGTTATACCCGTGAAGCCATGATGATACTGGAAGCGGCAGGGTTTGATATCATTATCGTTGAAACGGTCGGGGTCGGCCAGTCGGAAGTGGCTGTTGAAAATCTGGTTGATATGTTCATATTGCTTTTAGCGCCCGGTGGCGGTGATGAACTTCAGGGCATAAAACGCGGAATTATGGAACTCGCAGATCTGGTCATCATCAACAAAGCCGATGGCGATTTCGAGAATGCAGCGCGGATTGCGGCGGCTCACTGTGAAAATGCCCTTCATCTTATGCAGCCAAAAAATGATGCATGGACGGTAAAAGTATTGCGGGCAAGCGCATTGAACAAATCCGGGTTTGAGGAAATCTGGCAAGTCATTACTTCATTCCGGAATATTATGTCAGTTGGCCATCAATTGGAAGAACGCCGCATTCAGCAAATGAAATCAGCTATCTGGTCAGAAGTAAGTGAATTAATTGTTGATCAGATAAAAAAGCAAAAATTAAAGAAAATAGAGGATTTGGAAAAAGCAGTTATCAATAAGCAGATAACCCCCCTTGCTGCAGCCAGGGAACTGCTCAATTCTGTTTTTAATAAGTGA
- a CDS encoding TetR/AcrR family transcriptional regulator, which produces MQQNLTREEKRQQKLDVILRNAAKAFMERGYYKTSLDDIASMQNVTKPTLYYYIKNKEDILVKCEEVTCGRINAMLDEVMAKNISGYEMLYQFIMRYIGIIIDDVARCHVRHRGQMEDEMLRAQSIKNHKDIENRVREIIRRGIGDGSIRNCNSTILAILLFDSLNGLTSWYKADGKVDQNELTDEVLALVGSGVCRT; this is translated from the coding sequence ATGCAACAAAACCTGACAAGAGAAGAAAAAAGACAACAAAAACTTGATGTGATTTTACGTAATGCCGCCAAGGCATTTATGGAACGTGGTTATTATAAAACCTCTCTGGATGATATTGCCAGTATGCAGAATGTCACCAAACCAACCCTTTATTATTATATTAAAAATAAAGAGGATATTTTGGTTAAATGCGAGGAGGTTACCTGCGGTCGGATTAATGCCATGCTGGACGAAGTAATGGCAAAAAATATTTCAGGTTATGAAATGCTTTATCAATTTATTATGCGATATATTGGCATCATTATTGATGATGTGGCGCGATGCCATGTCCGGCACCGTGGTCAGATGGAAGACGAAATGCTTCGGGCACAAAGCATAAAAAACCATAAGGATATTGAAAACAGGGTGCGTGAAATTATTCGCCGAGGCATTGGTGACGGCTCAATAAGGAATTGTAATTCTACCATTCTTGCCATTCTTCTTTTTGATAGTCTGAATGGATTGACATCCTGGTATAAAGCGGATGGCAAGGTTGACCAGAATGAACTGACGGATGAAGTGCTGGCTCTGGTCGGATCAGGGGTTTGCAGAACTTAA
- a CDS encoding acetyl-CoA C-acyltransferase yields MTADSIVIVGMSRTPMGGFQGDFASVTAPELGAVAIKGALDEAAIAPKDVDETYMGCVLPAGIGQAPARQASVGAGIPLSTPCVTVNKMCGSGMETVILAHNAISAGAADIIVAGGMESMSNAPYLLTKMRSGARIGHTDAKDHMFLDGLEDAYDKGKLMGVFAEKTAEKYGFSREDQDQFAISSLSRANNAIEKGYFKREISPVTVSSRQGDIIIDTDEQPGKARIEKIPTLRPAFAKDGSVTAANSSSISDGASAVVMMKLSEAEKRGLKPIAKIIGHSVHAQEPNWFTTAPVGAMKKLYDKTGWTDKDVDLYEINEAFAVVTMAAMHDLNISHDKVNVHGGACALGHPVGSSGSRIIITLIAALQTHGKKRGIASLCIGGGEATAVAVELME; encoded by the coding sequence ATGACCGCAGATTCTATAGTTATTGTTGGCATGTCTCGCACACCTATGGGGGGATTTCAAGGTGATTTTGCCTCTGTAACTGCACCGGAACTTGGCGCTGTCGCCATAAAAGGTGCCCTGGATGAGGCCGCAATTGCCCCTAAAGATGTAGACGAAACCTATATGGGTTGCGTTCTTCCTGCCGGCATTGGTCAGGCCCCTGCGCGGCAGGCGTCTGTTGGGGCTGGCATTCCATTAAGCACTCCTTGCGTGACAGTCAATAAAATGTGTGGCAGCGGCATGGAAACAGTCATTCTGGCCCATAATGCGATTTCAGCAGGAGCGGCAGATATCATTGTTGCCGGTGGCATGGAAAGCATGAGCAACGCCCCTTACCTTTTAACAAAAATGCGCAGTGGTGCCCGGATTGGTCATACAGACGCTAAAGACCATATGTTCCTAGACGGACTTGAAGATGCTTATGACAAAGGAAAATTGATGGGAGTCTTTGCTGAAAAAACAGCGGAAAAATACGGTTTCAGCCGCGAAGATCAGGACCAGTTTGCCATTTCATCACTTTCAAGAGCGAACAACGCTATTGAAAAAGGTTATTTTAAAAGGGAAATCAGCCCGGTTACAGTCAGTAGCCGTCAGGGCGACATTATCATTGATACGGATGAGCAACCCGGCAAAGCGAGAATTGAAAAAATACCAACTCTAAGACCCGCATTTGCCAAGGATGGATCGGTTACAGCCGCAAATTCAAGCTCAATTTCCGATGGTGCTTCAGCGGTCGTCATGATGAAATTGTCGGAAGCGGAGAAAAGAGGCCTTAAACCGATCGCGAAAATCATCGGCCATAGTGTCCATGCACAGGAGCCAAACTGGTTCACCACCGCTCCTGTCGGCGCCATGAAAAAACTTTATGATAAAACCGGCTGGACAGATAAGGATGTTGACCTTTATGAAATTAACGAGGCCTTTGCCGTCGTCACGATGGCGGCAATGCATGATCTCAATATTTCCCATGATAAAGTAAATGTTCATGGCGGAGCCTGCGCCCTTGGCCATCCGGTCGGATCATCAGGATCACGTATTATCATCACCCTGATTGCCGCCCTGCAGACGCATGGCAAAAAACGTGGCATAGCAAGTCTTTGTATCGGTGGTGGGGAGGCAACGGCCGTCGCTGTTGAATTAATGGAATGA